The Gracilimonas sp. genome includes a region encoding these proteins:
- a CDS encoding tyrosine-type recombinase/integrase, which translates to MAYLKKRNRYYYVRYHSSVKGVSQTITKSLKTRHKDVALKMISKLERLESLGKIDPFHPSFDPIAALKEVENPYNCRTVREAIDMFYESKKHLSPATIAAYKRVLEYFVELNDLEKIDPRRIHLKHFERVILRKEIKTATMGFYFKHLKTWWYYLKKRKIVTKDLIDQIREELPKVRSSIRPKMISEEELMSVFEKFDEELERKKKLPEFDPRKVQHWFKPILALYYYAGLRKHEVGHTPELQYSGLKGQNLEYVDDELTFIYLGPTKGRKERFIPICKELRGYLEDYLKIRGSVKNDDFIFIYQGGPTKGKAVRGDRVYYEFKRYAKLAGVPTTRTLHGMRHQAITTWIEDGFHTAEASLMAGHSSQQVTEKYTHLSVKNLKRKMDKIEKRKAEEAKEEQKKPATQIDTVNYFFSETSYSA; encoded by the coding sequence ATGGCATATCTCAAGAAACGAAACCGCTATTACTATGTCCGATATCATAGTTCCGTAAAAGGCGTTTCTCAAACCATTACTAAATCGCTTAAAACCCGGCATAAGGATGTAGCACTCAAGATGATCTCTAAGCTGGAGCGCCTGGAGAGTCTCGGCAAAATTGATCCTTTCCATCCCAGCTTTGACCCAATTGCAGCTTTAAAGGAAGTAGAGAATCCCTACAACTGCCGAACGGTTCGTGAGGCGATAGATATGTTTTATGAATCCAAGAAACATTTATCACCTGCGACTATTGCTGCATATAAAAGAGTTTTAGAATATTTTGTGGAATTAAATGATCTTGAAAAAATTGATCCACGCAGGATACACCTCAAGCATTTTGAAAGGGTCATTCTCAGAAAAGAGATTAAAACAGCCACTATGGGATTTTATTTCAAACATCTAAAAACCTGGTGGTATTATTTAAAAAAACGGAAGATTGTGACTAAAGATCTGATCGATCAGATAAGGGAAGAATTACCCAAAGTCCGATCCAGTATTCGACCAAAAATGATTTCTGAAGAAGAACTCATGTCGGTTTTTGAAAAATTTGACGAAGAACTAGAGCGAAAAAAGAAACTTCCGGAATTTGACCCCAGAAAAGTTCAGCACTGGTTTAAGCCTATTCTGGCTCTTTATTACTATGCCGGATTGCGTAAACATGAAGTTGGTCATACACCTGAATTACAATACTCGGGACTAAAAGGGCAAAATCTTGAATATGTAGATGATGAACTCACCTTTATCTATCTGGGCCCGACAAAAGGAAGAAAAGAGCGATTTATTCCAATTTGCAAAGAACTTCGTGGGTATTTGGAAGATTATTTAAAAATTCGGGGTTCTGTAAAAAATGATGATTTCATATTTATCTATCAGGGAGGACCAACCAAAGGCAAAGCTGTACGTGGTGATCGGGTGTATTACGAATTCAAGCGCTATGCGAAGTTAGCCGGAGTACCTACAACCAGAACCCTTCACGGAATGAGACATCAGGCCATCACTACCTGGATTGAGGATGGTTTTCATACTGCAGAGGCTTCCTTAATGGCCGGACATTCCAGCCAGCAGGTTACCGAGAAGTACACGCACCTTTCGGTAAAGAACCTCAAAAGAAAAATGGATAAGATAGAAAAGCGAAAAGCTGAAGAAGCTAAGGAAGAGCAAAAGAAGCCAGCGACTCAGATTGATACAGTCAACTATTTCTTCAGTGAAACGAGTTATTCTGCTTAA
- a CDS encoding type ISP restriction/modification enzyme codes for MTIQEYVDQLNLRYKSGISREHSYRGDLQTLLSNLLPDLLITNEPSRTDVGAPDYILTKGKIPVGYIEAKDIGDPDLEGKKRNKEQFERYKTGLPNLIFTDYIDFHVYREGEFLTSVSIAEIQDGKIVGKTENYGKFENIIKDFGTHVGQTIRSANKLSKMMAGKARILADVIEKALNADEEKQKNKVNETANNTLREQLAAFQNVLIHDIKAKEFADIYAQTIAYGMFAARLHDSTLDTFDRHEAAALIPKTNPFLRKLFQYIAGYDLDDRIVWVVDGLADIFRATDVDGLLKNFGKATQQQDPIIHFYETFLAEYDPKLRKSRGVWYTPEPVVNFIVRAVDDILKDEFGLKEGLADTTKTKVKVKVPTHDKRHKGGMVEEEREVHKVQILDPAAGTGTFLAEVIKQIHSKFEGQQGIWATYVEEHLIPRLNGFEILMASYAMAHLKLDLLLRETGVEPSGSERFRVYLTNSLEEHHPDTGTLFAGWLSEEANEANHIKRDTPVMVVLGNPPYSGISSNMGKWISELIEDYKYVDGEHFGERKHWLHDDYVKFIRYGQHFVEKNGEGILAYVNNHSFIDNPTFRGMRWNLMNTFDEIYILDLHGSSKRGLKAENGERDKNVFDIQQGVSINIFVKKSTSKKGLADIYKANLIGPRNMKYDFLNQNSLKEIDFSLIKNESPYYFFVEKDYSIKDEYLSGFNVNELFNESVTGVLTARDHLVIDFDKNDLIERIEVFTDDSYSDQQIRDRFFGNRTAGKYPAGDTRGWKLNETREKIRGKEHDKITLNYSYRPFDTRKIYYSPEMVDWGRENYMHHLISGKNVALDICRQLISDSYQHIFVTNRLTDDSFVSNKSRERGYILPLYLYPEKSTQKTLDGKPERTPNLDKKIVQEIAKKLGLKFIPEKEETEGTFAPIDLLDYIYAVLHSPSYREKYKEFLKIDFPRVPYPEDPELFWELVELGGELRQIHLLEHPVVEKFITTYPIAGSNVISNRLTKTDPGFIPEDDDETTGKVWINEEQYFGKVPKKAWEFYIGGYQPAEKWLKDRRDRELSIDEIRHYQKIIVALMETDRLMQEVDGVLDV; via the coding sequence ATGACCATTCAGGAATACGTCGATCAGTTAAACCTAAGATATAAATCAGGCATTTCGCGGGAGCACAGTTACCGGGGCGATTTACAAACATTGCTTAGTAATTTATTACCCGACCTACTCATAACCAATGAACCCTCACGAACAGATGTTGGAGCCCCCGATTATATCCTCACTAAAGGCAAAATTCCAGTTGGATACATTGAAGCCAAAGACATTGGTGATCCAGATCTTGAGGGTAAGAAGAGGAATAAGGAACAGTTTGAACGCTACAAAACCGGTCTTCCTAACCTGATCTTCACCGACTATATCGATTTCCATGTATATCGCGAAGGAGAATTTTTGACCTCGGTTTCTATTGCTGAAATTCAGGATGGAAAAATCGTTGGGAAGACGGAAAACTACGGCAAGTTCGAAAATATCATCAAAGATTTTGGGACCCATGTGGGGCAAACCATCCGCAGTGCCAATAAGCTGTCGAAGATGATGGCCGGTAAAGCCCGAATCCTCGCTGATGTAATTGAGAAAGCCCTGAATGCCGATGAAGAAAAGCAAAAAAACAAAGTAAACGAGACGGCTAACAATACCCTACGGGAACAACTGGCTGCATTTCAGAATGTATTGATCCACGATATCAAGGCGAAGGAGTTTGCGGACATCTATGCCCAGACTATTGCTTATGGTATGTTTGCAGCTCGTTTACACGATTCGACTTTGGATACCTTTGATCGCCATGAGGCAGCTGCGCTGATTCCGAAAACCAATCCCTTTCTTCGTAAGCTTTTCCAATACATAGCTGGTTATGATTTGGATGATCGTATTGTATGGGTGGTAGATGGATTGGCTGATATTTTCAGAGCGACGGATGTTGATGGCCTTCTCAAGAACTTTGGCAAAGCTACACAACAGCAAGATCCCATCATTCATTTTTATGAAACGTTCTTGGCTGAGTATGATCCTAAGCTTCGAAAAAGTCGCGGAGTCTGGTACACACCTGAGCCGGTCGTAAACTTTATAGTTCGTGCCGTAGATGACATTTTGAAGGACGAGTTTGGTCTAAAAGAAGGACTGGCTGACACCACCAAGACCAAAGTGAAAGTAAAAGTACCCACGCACGATAAGCGCCACAAAGGCGGCATGGTAGAGGAAGAACGGGAAGTTCATAAAGTGCAGATTTTAGACCCGGCTGCTGGGACTGGAACCTTCTTAGCCGAAGTGATCAAACAGATTCATTCCAAGTTTGAAGGACAGCAAGGTATCTGGGCTACCTATGTGGAAGAACACTTGATCCCACGCCTGAATGGATTTGAGATCTTGATGGCCAGTTATGCAATGGCACACCTGAAACTGGACCTGCTGTTAAGGGAAACTGGTGTAGAGCCAAGTGGCAGTGAACGCTTTCGGGTGTATCTCACTAACTCCCTGGAAGAACATCACCCCGATACCGGAACCCTTTTTGCTGGTTGGTTGAGTGAAGAGGCCAATGAGGCCAACCACATTAAGCGCGATACCCCTGTGATGGTAGTATTGGGTAATCCGCCATACAGTGGCATTTCCTCAAATATGGGCAAATGGATATCTGAACTTATTGAAGATTATAAATATGTAGATGGTGAACATTTTGGGGAGCGAAAACATTGGCTTCACGATGATTATGTGAAGTTTATTCGATATGGTCAGCATTTTGTAGAGAAGAACGGCGAAGGTATTTTAGCATATGTAAACAATCATAGTTTTATCGATAATCCAACTTTTCGTGGTATGCGTTGGAATCTTATGAATACATTTGACGAGATTTACATACTGGATCTTCACGGTAGTTCAAAAAGAGGGTTAAAGGCGGAAAATGGTGAAAGGGACAAAAACGTATTTGATATTCAGCAAGGTGTTTCAATTAACATATTTGTCAAAAAGTCTACTTCTAAAAAAGGTCTTGCTGATATCTATAAAGCAAATTTAATTGGCCCAAGAAATATGAAATATGATTTTCTTAACCAAAATAGCCTTAAAGAAATTGATTTCAGTTTAATTAAAAATGAAAGTCCATACTACTTCTTTGTCGAGAAAGATTATTCTATTAAAGATGAATATTTAAGTGGGTTTAATGTAAATGAACTTTTCAATGAGTCAGTTACAGGAGTCCTAACAGCAAGAGATCATTTGGTTATTGATTTTGACAAAAATGATCTTATTGAAAGAATTGAAGTATTTACAGATGACAGCTATTCTGATCAGCAAATAAGAGATAGATTTTTTGGAAATAGAACAGCAGGCAAGTATCCCGCAGGTGATACTCGTGGGTGGAAACTAAATGAAACAAGAGAGAAAATCAGAGGTAAAGAACACGATAAAATTACTTTGAATTACTCTTATCGCCCATTTGATACCAGAAAAATTTATTATAGTCCTGAAATGGTTGATTGGGGACGTGAGAATTACATGCACCACTTAATTAGTGGAAAAAATGTGGCTCTTGACATTTGTAGACAGCTTATATCTGATTCCTACCAACATATTTTTGTCACAAATAGATTAACAGATGATTCCTTTGTTTCTAATAAATCGAGAGAAAGAGGGTACATACTACCACTTTATTTATATCCTGAAAAATCCACCCAAAAAACCCTAGATGGCAAACCAGAGCGAACACCCAATTTAGATAAGAAGATCGTTCAGGAAATAGCGAAGAAACTGGGGCTGAAGTTTATACCGGAGAAGGAAGAAACCGAAGGTACCTTTGCCCCTATTGATCTACTCGATTACATTTATGCGGTATTGCACTCCCCAAGCTACCGGGAGAAATACAAAGAGTTTCTTAAGATCGACTTTCCAAGAGTGCCTTACCCCGAAGATCCTGAGCTTTTTTGGGAACTCGTAGAACTTGGTGGAGAGCTACGCCAAATTCACTTGCTGGAGCATCCGGTTGTAGAAAAATTTATAACCACCTATCCCATTGCAGGGAGCAATGTGATTTCCAACCGGCTTACAAAAACCGATCCTGGTTTTATTCCGGAAGACGATGATGAAACCACCGGGAAAGTGTGGATAAACGAAGAACAGTATTTCGGCAAGGTTCCAAAAAAAGCCTGGGAATTCTACATCGGCGGCTACCAACCCGCCGAAAAATGGCTCAAAGACCGACGAGATCGCGAACTCTCTATTGATGAAATTCGTCACTACCAAAAAATCATCGTGGCCCTTATGGAGACAGATCGATTGATGCAGGAGGTTGATGGGGTTTTGGACGTTTAA
- a CDS encoding cation transporter, translating to MKKSTFNIPQMDCSAEEQMIRMRLEEFEDIKSLNFDIPNRTLEVYHENRLNEIEKALDSLSLGSKLNSTKEAQMSPFASDEQQQKNILWWVLAINFLFFIIEMTAGWIINSMGLIADSLDMLADSSVYALSLFAVGAAVARKKKVAKISGYLQMGLASLGFLEVLRRFLGVGEMPDFHWMIIIASTALVANVFTLWLINKAKSKEAHMQASTIFTSNDIIVNGGVILAGILVYALDSRWPDLLIGAIVFSFVMRGAVRILKLSK from the coding sequence ATGAAAAAATCCACATTTAATATTCCACAAATGGACTGCTCAGCCGAAGAGCAAATGATTCGAATGAGGTTGGAAGAGTTTGAAGATATTAAATCTCTAAACTTTGATATCCCGAATCGTACATTAGAAGTGTATCACGAAAATAGGCTTAATGAGATTGAGAAAGCCCTTGACTCCCTGAGTTTGGGTTCTAAATTGAATTCAACAAAAGAGGCTCAAATGTCGCCTTTCGCTTCTGATGAGCAGCAACAAAAGAACATTCTATGGTGGGTTTTAGCGATCAACTTTCTCTTCTTTATCATTGAAATGACAGCCGGATGGATTATCAATTCTATGGGGCTGATTGCAGACTCACTGGATATGCTGGCAGATTCATCCGTATATGCGCTCAGCCTTTTTGCGGTTGGAGCAGCGGTAGCAAGAAAAAAGAAAGTAGCAAAAATTAGCGGATATCTTCAGATGGGTCTGGCATCACTGGGATTTCTTGAAGTACTGCGGAGGTTTCTTGGAGTGGGTGAAATGCCCGACTTTCATTGGATGATCATTATTGCTTCAACGGCTCTTGTTGCAAATGTTTTTACCTTATGGCTTATCAATAAAGCGAAAAGCAAAGAAGCACACATGCAGGCAAGCACAATTTTTACCTCCAATGATATTATTGTAAATGGTGGTGTAATTTTGGCCGGAATTCTTGTTTATGCACTGGATAGCAGGTGGCCGGATCTGCTCATCGGAGCTATTGTGTTTAGTTTTGTCATGAGAGGAGCAGTAAGAATTTTGAAACTCTCGAAATAA
- a CDS encoding P-II family nitrogen regulator: MKEIKAFIKPNRVENVVAALQEAGHESVTLSKGEGTGAYKQKDASPSLDFHFTDSPVVKLELVCQCKESDNVVQLICANAKTPERGDGIIYVTDIQKAFRIKTCEPFEG, from the coding sequence ATGAAAGAAATAAAAGCCTTTATAAAACCAAACAGAGTAGAAAATGTAGTTGCAGCACTCCAAGAAGCAGGACATGAAAGTGTTACGCTTTCCAAAGGAGAAGGTACCGGAGCATACAAACAGAAAGATGCGTCCCCATCGCTGGATTTTCACTTTACGGACAGTCCAGTCGTAAAATTAGAGCTGGTATGTCAATGCAAAGAATCCGATAACGTTGTTCAACTTATCTGCGCCAATGCCAAAACACCGGAACGCGGTGACGGCATCATTTACGTTACAGATATTCAAAAAGCGTTTAGGATTAAAACCTGTGAGCCTTTTGAGGGGTAA